The proteins below come from a single Gammaproteobacteria bacterium genomic window:
- the ruvX gene encoding Holliday junction resolvase RuvX, whose product MTQPPQTFLGFDFGLRRIGVAVGQTLTGSASPLGVVTPRAGEPDWEAIGRLVAEWRPAALVVGLPYNMDLSEQEMTAHARRFAEGLAQRFPLPVHTVDERLSSREAEAQLKERRQQGRRRVTREDIDGAAACVILESWFNSTRGRDSP is encoded by the coding sequence ATGACCCAACCTCCCCAGACCTTCCTCGGCTTCGATTTCGGACTGAGGCGCATCGGCGTGGCCGTGGGCCAGACCCTGACCGGCAGCGCCTCACCCCTCGGCGTGGTGACGCCCCGGGCCGGCGAACCGGACTGGGAGGCCATCGGCCGGCTGGTGGCGGAATGGCGGCCCGCGGCCCTGGTGGTGGGTCTGCCCTATAATATGGACCTCAGCGAGCAGGAGATGACGGCGCATGCGCGCCGCTTCGCCGAGGGGCTCGCACAACGCTTCCCGCTGCCGGTGCACACCGTGGACGAGCGACTTTCGTCCCGCGAGGCGGAGGCACAGCTGAAGGAACGGCGCCAGCAGGGACGGCGTCGCGTGACTCGCGAGGACATCGACGGCGCCGCCGCCTGCGTGATCCTCGAGAGCTGGTTCAACTCCACGAGGGGCCGGGACAGTCC
- a CDS encoding YqgE/AlgH family protein, with product MSQDFLTNQFLVAMPSMEDPNFRESVTFICEHSAQGALGIIINRPMNVVLDDVLKQLALKTDDPDTAASPVYLGGPVQTERGFVIHEPHGDWEATLKVTDSIGVTTSRDVLEALAAGGGPRRCMVALGYAGWTAGQLEEEIKGNSWLSVPADSRIIFDTPVELRWQAAARLLGVDLALLSGDAGHA from the coding sequence ATGTCCCAAGACTTCCTCACCAATCAGTTCCTGGTGGCCATGCCCTCGATGGAAGACCCGAACTTCCGCGAGAGCGTGACTTTCATCTGCGAGCACAGCGCGCAGGGCGCGCTCGGCATCATCATCAACCGGCCCATGAACGTGGTGCTGGACGACGTGCTCAAGCAGCTCGCGCTTAAGACCGACGACCCGGACACGGCGGCGAGCCCGGTGTACCTCGGCGGCCCGGTGCAGACGGAGCGCGGCTTCGTGATCCACGAGCCCCACGGCGACTGGGAGGCGACGCTCAAGGTCACCGACAGCATCGGCGTCACCACCTCGCGCGACGTGCTGGAGGCGCTCGCCGCCGGCGGCGGCCCGCGCCGCTGCATGGTGGCGCTCGGCTATGCCGGCTGGACCGCCGGCCAGCTCGAGGAGGAGATCAAGGGCAACTCCTGGCTCTCGGTCCCCGCCGACAGCCGCATCATCTTCGACACCCCGGTGGAACTGCGATGGCAGGCGGCCGCGCGCCTGCTCGGGGTGGATCTCGCGTTGCTCTCGGGCGACGCGGGCCATGCGTAG
- a CDS encoding TonB family protein: MAAMPNPRLDSPAVTARDRLVTTLFFAALLHGILILGITFRPDRPSGSPTLEVTMVQTRSVAPPDKAQYLAQANQRGEGNTTEQVRPESPLSMPAALNNAGRAEAPDLTDNPGATRTASRKQGQDRSHDSERDAAVTTSAMTGNSANAKAAAAPMSLEPRILVARLLTPGDDALMPNDDGLELPQATDPNPRVAFVSVNARESRFAPYLDAWRRKVERIGNLNFPAEIRSRHLSGSLALEVSLNADGSIRELNLNQPSGQALLDNSAQRIVRLAAPFAPFPAAIRRDTAVLRFVYVWRFNGGKLDARHSSIKSAASGY; encoded by the coding sequence ATGGCCGCGATGCCGAACCCGCGGCTCGACTCGCCGGCGGTCACGGCCCGCGACCGGCTGGTGACCACGTTGTTCTTCGCCGCGCTGCTGCACGGCATCCTCATCCTCGGCATCACCTTCCGGCCGGACAGGCCGAGCGGCAGCCCGACCCTCGAGGTCACCATGGTGCAGACCCGCAGCGTGGCGCCCCCGGACAAGGCCCAGTACCTGGCCCAGGCGAACCAGCGCGGCGAGGGCAACACCACCGAGCAGGTGCGCCCGGAGAGCCCGCTCTCCATGCCGGCGGCGCTGAACAACGCCGGCCGCGCAGAGGCGCCGGACCTCACCGACAATCCAGGCGCGACGCGCACCGCCAGCCGCAAGCAGGGCCAGGACCGCAGCCACGATTCGGAGCGCGATGCCGCCGTCACCACCAGCGCCATGACCGGCAACAGCGCCAACGCGAAGGCCGCCGCCGCGCCCATGAGCCTGGAGCCACGCATCCTGGTGGCGCGGCTGCTGACGCCGGGCGACGACGCACTGATGCCGAACGACGACGGGCTGGAGCTGCCCCAGGCCACCGACCCCAACCCGCGGGTGGCGTTCGTCTCCGTGAACGCGCGCGAGTCGCGCTTCGCTCCATACCTCGACGCCTGGCGCCGCAAGGTGGAGCGCATCGGCAACCTGAACTTCCCGGCGGAGATCCGCAGCCGTCACCTCTCGGGCTCGCTGGCGCTGGAGGTGTCGCTGAACGCCGACGGCAGCATCCGGGAGCTCAACCTGAACCAACCCTCGGGCCAGGCGCTGCTGGACAACTCGGCCCAGCGCATCGTCAGGCTGGCGGCGCCCTTCGCGCCCTTCCCCGCCGCCATCCGCCGCGACACCGCGGTGCTGCGTTTCGTGTACGTGTGGCGCTTCAACGGCGGGAAGCTTGATGCCCGTCACAGTTCAATAAAATCAGCGGCTTCCGGGTATTAA